One window of Arvicola amphibius chromosome 6, mArvAmp1.2, whole genome shotgun sequence genomic DNA carries:
- the LOC119816741 gene encoding CDK5 regulatory subunit-associated protein 2-like isoform X3: MGGTTDKHPFSFGSGEVVIRQAPDSACPLPLYSKAVENLTKGGGSEVQRVKEDARRKVQQVEDLLTKRIHLLEEDVKAAQAELEKAFAETETEKAFRLSLESKLTAMKKMQEQDLELTLALEDKDRLIEELKLSLKSKEALIQCLQEEKSQMASPDENVSSGELRGLCATLREAKERDAEAAQREWQKERNHWEAKIQFWELPVQIRCHWVPV, encoded by the exons ATGGGAGGAACGACTGACAAACACCCCTTCTCTTTTGGGTCTGGGGAAGTTGTCATCAGACAGGCCCCAGACTCAGCCTGCCCTTTGCCTCTCTACAGCAAAGCAGTGGAGAATCTCACCAAAGGGGGAGGTTCTGAAGTCCAGCGCGTGAAAGAAGATGCAAGGAGGAAGGTGCAGCAGGTGGAAGACCTCCTGACAAAAAGGATACATCTTCTAGAAGAA GATGTGAAAGCCGCCCAAGCAGAACTGGAGAAGGCCTTTGCAGAGACGGAAACAGAGAAGGCGTTTCGCCTCAGCTTGGAAAGCAAGCTCACTGCGATGAAGAAGATGCAGGAGCAGGACCTGGAGTTGACTCTGGCTCTGGAAGACAAGGACAg actgattgaGGAGTTGAAGCTGTCTTTGAAGAGCAAAGAAGCTTTAATTCAGTGCCTTCAAGAGGAGAAATCTCAGATGGCATCTCCTGACGAGAATGTGTCATCTGGAGAACTCCGAGGACTTTGTGCCACTCTGAGGGAAGCAAAGGAGAGAGACGCTGAG GCTGCACAGAGGgaatggcagaaggagagaaatcaCTGGGAAGCGAAGATCCAG